The Streptomyces pactum genome contains a region encoding:
- a CDS encoding AEC family transporter has translation MQGVLTGFAVIAVVIAVGYVLGLRGHLGPQGREVLTKLAFHVASPALLFTTLATADLSVVFSSRLLVTALSTVAVAGVFVAVGAARGWGVGRTTIGALCSGYVNSGNLGIPIAVYVLGDASLVAPVLLFQLVLVTPVAVTVLDLSGGGGKGPLWRVLLTPLRNPIALGSLAGVAVAASGLRIPDPVMDPVTLIGNMSVPAVLMAFGISLCGSTMPLRGVERRPVLLSVALKTVGQPAVAWALAYGVFGLRGAQLLDVVVTSALPAAQNLYTYASTYGVGERLARDAILVSTVVSVPVLVGVAAVLG, from the coding sequence GTGCAGGGGGTGCTGACCGGCTTCGCGGTCATCGCGGTCGTCATCGCGGTCGGCTATGTGCTGGGGCTGCGGGGCCACCTCGGTCCCCAGGGGCGCGAGGTGCTGACCAAGCTCGCCTTCCACGTGGCCTCACCGGCCCTGCTGTTCACCACACTGGCGACGGCCGACCTGTCGGTGGTCTTCTCCAGCAGGCTCCTGGTCACGGCGCTGTCCACGGTGGCCGTGGCCGGTGTCTTCGTCGCGGTGGGGGCCGCACGGGGCTGGGGCGTGGGCCGGACGACGATCGGCGCGCTCTGCTCCGGTTACGTCAACTCCGGCAACCTCGGCATCCCGATCGCCGTGTACGTCCTGGGCGACGCCTCGCTGGTGGCGCCGGTGCTGCTGTTCCAGTTGGTGCTGGTGACGCCGGTGGCGGTGACGGTCCTGGACCTGTCGGGAGGGGGCGGCAAGGGCCCGCTGTGGCGGGTGCTGCTGACGCCGCTGCGCAATCCGATAGCGCTGGGCTCGCTCGCCGGGGTCGCGGTCGCCGCGAGCGGTCTGCGGATACCCGACCCGGTCATGGACCCGGTGACCCTGATCGGCAACATGTCCGTCCCGGCGGTGCTGATGGCCTTCGGCATCTCCCTGTGCGGTTCCACGATGCCGCTGCGGGGCGTGGAACGGCGGCCGGTACTGCTCTCCGTGGCGTTGAAGACGGTGGGGCAGCCTGCGGTGGCCTGGGCGCTGGCGTACGGGGTGTTCGGGCTGCGGGGCGCGCAACTCCTGGACGTGGTGGTGACGTCGGCGCTGCCCGCGGCGCAGAACCTGTACACGTACGCGTCGACCTACGGGGTGGGCGAGCGGCTGGCGCGGGACGCGATCCTGGTGTCGACGGTGGTCTCGGTGCCGGTGCTGGTGGGGGTGGCGGCGGTGCTGGGGTGA
- a CDS encoding Uma2 family endonuclease — MSALTVSEEPDQNWDDLVRFWEEMEWPEGSKVEIIEGIITVSPAPGLPHNVIAARIQRRLYSAIPEDWEIFQTLAIAVPSRLGMLIPDLVVTPLPDHTESDTHIPAALAELVVEVTSKSNARHDRVSKPAAYATAGIPFYLLVDRWAPGGPTATLYGEPKGDVYRVLSAAKFGDPLTLPAPFDLTIDTGEFPES, encoded by the coding sequence ATGAGCGCACTCACCGTGAGCGAGGAGCCCGACCAGAACTGGGACGACCTCGTCCGGTTCTGGGAGGAGATGGAATGGCCCGAGGGCAGCAAGGTGGAGATCATCGAGGGGATCATCACCGTGTCACCTGCTCCGGGACTGCCTCACAACGTAATCGCCGCACGCATCCAGCGTCGTCTGTACTCGGCGATCCCGGAGGACTGGGAGATCTTCCAGACACTGGCGATCGCCGTTCCGTCCCGCCTCGGGATGCTCATCCCAGACCTTGTGGTCACACCGTTGCCCGATCACACCGAGTCCGACACCCACATCCCCGCCGCCCTCGCGGAACTCGTCGTCGAGGTCACCTCGAAGTCCAACGCCCGCCACGACCGCGTCAGCAAGCCCGCCGCCTATGCGACCGCCGGGATCCCGTTCTACCTCCTCGTCGACCGCTGGGCTCCCGGCGGCCCCACCGCCACGCTCTACGGTGAACCGAAGGGGGACGTCTACCGGGTACTGAGCGCCGCCAAGTTCGGCGATCCGCTCACCCTCCCCGCCCCCTTCGACCTGACCATCGACACCGGCGAGTTCCCCGAGTCCTGA